One genomic window of Halococcus hamelinensis 100A6 includes the following:
- a CDS encoding ABC transporter permease, with protein sequence MVSVRFVVKRLLLLVPVLFGVATVVFAILQLSPGNPARVIAGQRASQAFVNQVEQQLGLNDPIWVQYGRFLADVAQFDLGQSYTIQRNTPVTTILANKLPVTIELAFYGQLIGILLGIPLGIVSAVNQDTITDHLTRVGALSGISIPIFWSGPLVILVFSQVLGWLPTSGRIDSQAFSIEPITGLITVDTFVQGVQQTVVSGFDPANFAPFFSAVNHMILPALTIGIYSMALISRMMRSSMLEVIRQDYMRTARAKGQGAKITIMKHGLRNALIPVITVIGIQFGSLLGGAVLTETVFGIGGIGTLLVQAIEVGDYPVVQGTVLVFAFLFTLVNLGVDITYSVLDPRIQQ encoded by the coding sequence ATGGTTTCGGTGCGCTTCGTCGTCAAGCGTCTGTTGTTGCTCGTCCCGGTGTTGTTCGGGGTGGCAACGGTGGTCTTCGCCATCCTCCAGCTCTCGCCGGGCAACCCCGCGCGGGTGATCGCGGGCCAGCGCGCCTCGCAGGCGTTCGTCAATCAGGTCGAACAGCAGCTCGGGCTCAACGACCCGATCTGGGTGCAGTACGGCCGCTTCCTCGCCGACGTCGCCCAGTTCGACCTCGGCCAGTCGTACACCATCCAGCGCAACACGCCGGTGACGACGATCCTCGCCAACAAGCTCCCGGTGACGATCGAGCTCGCCTTCTACGGCCAGCTCATCGGTATCCTGCTCGGGATCCCGCTCGGGATCGTCAGCGCGGTCAACCAGGACACCATCACCGACCACCTCACGCGGGTGGGCGCGCTCTCCGGGATCAGCATCCCGATCTTCTGGAGCGGCCCGCTCGTCATCCTGGTGTTCTCGCAGGTGCTCGGCTGGCTCCCCACCAGCGGCCGGATCGACTCCCAGGCCTTCTCGATCGAGCCCATCACGGGGTTGATCACCGTGGATACCTTCGTGCAGGGCGTCCAGCAAACGGTCGTGAGCGGCTTCGACCCCGCGAACTTCGCGCCGTTCTTCTCGGCGGTGAACCACATGATCCTGCCGGCGCTCACGATCGGGATCTACTCGATGGCGCTGATCTCGCGGATGATGCGGTCGTCGATGCTCGAAGTCATCAGGCAGGACTACATGCGAACCGCCCGCGCGAAGGGCCAGGGCGCGAAGATCACGATCATGAAACACGGGCTCCGGAACGCGTTGATCCCCGTGATCACCGTGATCGGGATCCAGTTCGGCTCGCTGCTCGGCGGCGCGGTGCTCACCGAGACGGTGTTCGGGATCGGCGGCATCGGCACCCTCCTGGTGCAGGCGATCGAGGTCGGCGACTATCCCGTGGTGCAGGGGACGGTGCTGGTGTTCGCGTTCCTCTTCACGCTCGTGAACCTCGGCGTCGACATCACCTACTCCGTGCTCGACCCGAGGATCCAGCAATGA
- a CDS encoding ABC transporter permease: protein MSTESEMGATRSRGLFDRLRASPFLSDLLSNRLALAGLTIIVVMVAVALYAKLFVDLEAISLTQFGQNPPRQAPGWWVQIFGNPSATLQPVGFLDYPFGTDGQARDIFPRVLYGAWYAMLYGTITVGISTVAGVGLGIVAAYFGDVTDNVVMRTMDVLLAFPSLLLALALVAIFPDDLGLWRAVAALTLVYTPRFARVIRGAALAVLEDEYVDGTESLGATSPRIIVRHILPNCLAPITVQSTLNFGLAIIDLAALSFLGFGAATGTPSWGLMLSNGVDQGLLTGQWWWSFFPGLLLALTVLGFNLLGDGMRDALDPRMREAID from the coding sequence ATGAGCACCGAATCCGAGATGGGTGCCACCCGGTCGCGGGGGCTCTTCGACCGCCTTCGGGCGTCGCCGTTCCTCTCGGACCTCCTCTCGAACCGGCTGGCGCTCGCGGGGCTCACGATCATCGTCGTGATGGTTGCGGTCGCGCTCTACGCCAAGCTGTTCGTCGACCTCGAAGCCATCTCGCTCACCCAGTTCGGGCAGAACCCGCCGCGTCAGGCACCCGGCTGGTGGGTCCAGATCTTCGGAAACCCGAGTGCGACCCTCCAGCCCGTCGGTTTCCTGGACTACCCGTTCGGCACCGACGGCCAGGCTCGCGACATCTTCCCGCGCGTGCTCTACGGCGCGTGGTACGCCATGCTCTACGGCACGATCACGGTTGGGATCTCGACGGTCGCCGGCGTGGGACTCGGGATCGTCGCGGCCTACTTCGGCGACGTCACCGACAACGTCGTGATGCGGACGATGGACGTCCTGCTCGCGTTTCCGTCGCTCCTGCTCGCGCTCGCGCTGGTGGCGATCTTCCCCGACGACCTCGGGCTCTGGCGGGCGGTCGCGGCGCTCACGCTCGTCTACACCCCGCGGTTCGCCCGCGTGATCCGCGGGGCGGCGCTTGCGGTGCTCGAAGACGAGTACGTCGACGGCACCGAGTCGCTCGGCGCGACGAGCCCCCGGATCATCGTCCGGCACATCCTGCCGAACTGTCTCGCGCCCATCACCGTCCAGAGCACCCTCAACTTCGGGCTGGCGATCATCGACCTCGCCGCGCTCTCCTTCCTCGGGTTCGGCGCGGCCACCGGCACGCCCTCGTGGGGCCTGATGCTCTCGAACGGCGTGGACCAGGGATTGCTCACCGGCCAGTGGTGGTGGTCGTTCTTCCCCGGGCTCCTGCTCGCGCTCACGGTGCTCGGGTTCAACCTGCTGGGTGACGGGATGCGCGACGCGCTCGACCCCCGGATGCGCGAGGCCATCGACTGA
- a CDS encoding DUF7268 family protein yields MSHQDWLLVRTRLFGTAAAAGVVAGGLAVLGLTVVRPLDFASTQTFAVGALVLGFGVLGWSGSVLAGRGVESLQAYLDADTDWTEADSRRAMTRVSGFGVGVMVGVVVTTVAIG; encoded by the coding sequence ATGAGCCACCAGGACTGGCTCCTCGTTCGAACCCGCCTTTTCGGTACCGCCGCGGCGGCCGGCGTCGTCGCCGGCGGCCTCGCCGTGCTCGGGCTCACGGTCGTCAGACCCCTCGACTTCGCCAGCACACAGACGTTCGCGGTCGGCGCGCTCGTGCTCGGTTTCGGCGTGCTCGGCTGGTCGGGGTCGGTGCTCGCGGGTCGCGGGGTCGAATCGCTTCAGGCGTACCTCGACGCCGACACCGACTGGACCGAGGCCGACTCCCGGCGTGCGATGACACGGGTCTCGGGGTTCGGTGTGGGCGTGATGGTCGGCGTCGTCGTGACGACGGTCGCCATCGGGTGA
- a CDS encoding dihydroorotase codes for MLITNARLADGRRCDVRVDGERIAAVEGGLDTHADERVLDADGDLLLPGMIDTHVHFREPGYPEKETWATGSRSAAAGGVTTVVDQPNTEPPTVTGNAFDSKAERAADSLVDFGLNAGVTADWKPDELFARPVFALGEVFLADSTGEMGIDADLFATAVREAADHDVPVTVHAEDATVFDGSAKERDDADAWSAYRTAEAEAIAVERACAVGREVGSGVHIAHTSTPEGVDAANEAGMTCEVTPHHLLLSRDDLDDLGTFGRMNPPLRSEERRAAVYDRVRDGTVDVIATDHAPHTRAEKDAGIWDAPSGVPGVETALALLLEEARQGRLDYERVRDLTATNPAAVFDLPRKGRVEAGRDADLVLVDPGSPREIRGEELRSKAGWTPFEGWNGVFPRWTMVRGEMVYERDEDGERFGEAGGENVRLSR; via the coding sequence ATGCTCATCACGAACGCGCGGCTCGCCGACGGCCGCCGGTGCGACGTCCGCGTCGACGGCGAGCGGATCGCCGCCGTCGAGGGCGGGCTCGACACGCACGCCGACGAGCGCGTCCTCGATGCCGACGGCGACCTCCTCCTCCCGGGGATGATCGACACCCACGTCCACTTTCGGGAGCCGGGATATCCCGAAAAGGAGACCTGGGCTACGGGAAGCCGGTCGGCGGCGGCGGGCGGGGTCACCACGGTCGTCGACCAGCCGAACACGGAGCCGCCGACGGTCACGGGGAACGCCTTCGATTCGAAGGCCGAGCGCGCGGCCGACTCGCTCGTGGACTTCGGGCTCAACGCCGGTGTCACGGCCGACTGGAAGCCCGACGAACTGTTTGCCCGGCCGGTGTTCGCGCTCGGCGAGGTGTTCCTCGCGGATTCGACGGGCGAGATGGGTATCGACGCCGACCTCTTCGCGACGGCCGTCCGCGAGGCCGCCGACCACGACGTTCCCGTGACCGTTCACGCCGAGGACGCGACCGTGTTCGACGGGAGTGCGAAGGAGCGCGACGACGCCGACGCCTGGAGCGCCTACCGAACGGCCGAGGCCGAGGCCATCGCCGTCGAGCGCGCGTGTGCCGTCGGTCGGGAGGTCGGGTCGGGAGTACACATCGCCCACACCAGCACGCCCGAGGGCGTCGATGCCGCGAACGAGGCCGGGATGACCTGCGAGGTCACGCCCCACCACCTCCTGCTCTCGCGCGACGACCTCGACGACCTGGGGACCTTCGGCCGGATGAATCCCCCACTGCGGAGCGAGGAGCGCCGGGCCGCGGTCTACGACCGCGTTCGGGATGGAACGGTCGACGTGATCGCGACCGACCACGCGCCCCACACCCGCGCCGAGAAGGACGCGGGCATCTGGGACGCCCCGAGCGGCGTGCCAGGCGTCGAGACCGCGCTGGCGCTCCTACTGGAGGAAGCGCGGCAGGGACGGCTGGACTACGAACGCGTCCGCGACCTCACGGCCACGAACCCCGCCGCCGTCTTCGACCTCCCGCGGAAGGGACGGGTCGAGGCGGGCCGGGACGCCGACCTCGTGCTGGTCGACCCCGGCTCGCCGCGCGAGATCCGTGGCGAGGAACTTCGCTCGAAGGCCGGCTGGACCCCGTTCGAGGGCTGGAACGGCGTCTTCCCGAGATGGACGATGGTTCGGGGGGAGATGGTCTACGAACGGGACGAGGACGGGGAGCGGTTCGGCGAGGCGGGCGGCGAGAACGTTCGTCTCAGTCGGTGA
- a CDS encoding lipoate--protein ligase family protein: MRVVEGRAEDIDADRARTRELFERTERTGEPAVRVWTPHRQVAFGRRDTREDGYEDAKRAAADHDFPVVERSVGGRAVAYTGTTVAFARAEPVDGGITERYDRATADLRVAFERLGVDARPGEPPDSFCPGSHSLQANGKVAGLAQRVTGEAALVAGIVLTRDAKEVAAVLEPVYAALDVPFDPESVGSVERAGGESDPEIVTRAVEAALAEGDDEAADDREA, encoded by the coding sequence ATGCGAGTCGTCGAGGGGCGGGCCGAGGACATCGACGCCGACAGGGCCCGAACCCGGGAGCTGTTCGAGCGCACCGAGCGGACCGGCGAGCCGGCGGTCCGAGTCTGGACACCCCACCGTCAGGTCGCGTTCGGCCGGCGCGACACACGAGAGGACGGCTACGAGGACGCGAAACGCGCCGCCGCGGACCACGACTTCCCGGTCGTCGAGCGCTCCGTCGGCGGCCGGGCGGTGGCCTACACCGGGACCACGGTGGCCTTCGCACGCGCCGAACCCGTCGATGGGGGGATCACCGAACGCTACGACCGCGCGACGGCCGACCTCCGGGTCGCCTTCGAGCGCCTCGGGGTCGACGCCCGCCCCGGCGAACCACCCGACTCGTTCTGTCCGGGATCGCACTCGCTCCAGGCGAACGGAAAGGTCGCGGGCCTCGCCCAGCGCGTCACCGGCGAGGCCGCGCTCGTCGCGGGTATCGTCCTCACCCGCGACGCGAAGGAGGTAGCGGCGGTGCTCGAACCGGTCTACGCCGCGCTCGACGTCCCGTTCGACCCGGAATCGGTGGGCAGCGTCGAGCGGGCGGGCGGGGAGAGCGACCCCGAAATCGTCACACGGGCAGTCGAAGCGGCGCTCGCCGAGGGCGACGACGAAGCGGCCGACGACCGGGAGGCTTAG
- a CDS encoding DUF4385 family protein yields MTDGPEYDTDFREHPEEYEVGRGEEGVFKVEPYKSELLDLWGYADRETADEAGTAIDAKYREYREDSDFPGMDMARKYLQMGYTRAMRYARYPGGQKYEDGTERDPEKWVDHDKREAALVYEVWWERVANDEVYQRAKAEHRE; encoded by the coding sequence ATGACCGACGGCCCCGAATACGATACCGACTTTCGCGAACACCCCGAGGAGTACGAGGTCGGCCGCGGCGAGGAGGGCGTGTTCAAGGTCGAACCCTACAAGAGCGAACTCCTCGACCTGTGGGGCTATGCCGACCGCGAAACCGCCGACGAGGCCGGGACGGCCATCGACGCGAAGTATCGGGAGTACCGCGAGGACAGTGATTTTCCGGGGATGGACATGGCGCGGAAATATTTGCAGATGGGGTACACCCGAGCGATGCGCTACGCGCGGTATCCGGGTGGGCAGAAATATGAAGACGGGACGGAGCGCGATCCCGAGAAGTGGGTCGACCACGACAAACGCGAGGCCGCGCTGGTCTACGAGGTCTGGTGGGAGCGAGTGGCGAACGACGAGGTGTATCAGCGAGCGAAAGCCGAGCATCGAGAGTGA
- a CDS encoding PaaI family thioesterase — MSDADVPDGMTELLQRFIDDHGYLSWLGTTVESMTHDTLVLSVPFDEKLSNSRPGDGDDPAQVHGGIAATLIDTAGGIALRPHLDDPLNGGVATINLNVNYLRPAGGDLTATAAVVRAGSSVGVSTVTVESEAPDGESKPVATGQGAYRLFRS; from the coding sequence ATGAGCGACGCCGACGTTCCCGACGGGATGACGGAGCTCCTCCAGCGGTTCATCGACGACCACGGCTACCTCTCGTGGCTCGGGACGACCGTGGAGTCGATGACCCACGACACGCTCGTGCTGTCGGTCCCCTTCGACGAGAAGCTCTCGAACTCACGGCCGGGCGACGGCGACGACCCGGCCCAGGTCCACGGCGGCATCGCCGCGACCCTCATCGACACCGCGGGCGGGATCGCGCTCCGACCCCACCTCGACGACCCGCTCAACGGCGGCGTGGCGACCATCAACCTCAACGTCAACTACCTCCGGCCCGCCGGCGGCGACCTCACCGCGACCGCGGCGGTCGTCAGAGCCGGGTCGAGCGTCGGCGTCTCCACCGTCACCGTCGAGAGCGAGGCCCCCGATGGCGAGTCCAAACCCGTGGCGACGGGCCAGGGTGCCTACCGGCTGTTCCGGTCGTAG
- a CDS encoding cysteine hydrolase family protein — MEFDPDRTAVVVVDMQNGFCHPDGSLSAPASEDVIDPIADLVADARAAGAKTVFTRDVHPPEQFAGNHYYDEFERWGEHVVEGSWEAEVVDELDGEADHVVEKHTYDAFHDTELEGWLRARGVDDLVICGTLANVCVLHTAGSAGLRDFRPVLVSDAIGAIEDAHHEYALDHADWLFGEVTERADVEFV, encoded by the coding sequence ATGGAGTTCGACCCCGACCGGACCGCCGTCGTCGTCGTGGATATGCAAAACGGGTTCTGTCACCCGGACGGGAGCCTCTCCGCCCCCGCCAGCGAGGACGTGATCGATCCGATCGCCGACCTCGTCGCGGATGCCCGGGCGGCGGGTGCGAAGACGGTGTTCACGCGCGACGTCCATCCGCCGGAGCAGTTCGCGGGGAACCACTACTACGACGAGTTCGAGCGCTGGGGCGAGCACGTCGTCGAGGGGTCGTGGGAAGCCGAAGTCGTCGACGAACTCGATGGCGAAGCCGACCACGTCGTCGAGAAACACACCTACGACGCCTTCCACGACACCGAACTGGAGGGGTGGCTACGAGCGCGCGGGGTCGACGACCTAGTGATCTGTGGGACGCTCGCGAACGTCTGCGTGCTCCACACCGCGGGCAGCGCCGGACTGCGGGATTTCAGACCCGTTCTCGTTTCGGACGCCATCGGGGCCATCGAGGACGCCCACCACGAGTACGCGCTGGACCACGCCGACTGGCTGTTCGGGGAAGTCACGGAACGCGCCGACGTCGAGTTCGTCTGA
- a CDS encoding Hvo_1808 family surface protein, giving the protein MRAVAVLPVVALVVLAGCSVPFLGSGPNASAPTSGSSGMTEGDGTTGGAAEGNTGGPNGNTGAASAGTIPPDPANDALGWEGGYWYNESIAVTTDDGYNASERAALVNVTMARVERIRGLEFTQSVPVEVISRADYSRSTGDGGGRSAAFRTFDNAKFEGLFLVGEDRNSLAVQQSNRGQNVLGYYSPANDSIVVVSPTATPDIDPSTLAHELTHALQDQQFNLSSSNPATRDAYNARNGLIEGDANYIEDQYDAACEAEWQCTQAAAGSAGTATSGGGDSTSSLDLGVYILSYFPYADGPAFVSYLRSHGGWERVNAAYDDLPASAEQVIHPAKYGTDPPTNLTVTNSTSNGWERVRPPGRPDYAVLGQSALAATFGATLYDDYNDSSVVAPGTFLNLEAGSVNTSDPFNYGFNYTNGWDGDRMAVYRKGNETGYVWTLAWDSPAEAREFVDGYHDLLSHWGGEPESGSGDVWVVRDDSPYSDAFRVTRDGDTVTIVNAPETGDLNDVHAAG; this is encoded by the coding sequence ATGCGAGCCGTCGCCGTTCTCCCCGTGGTCGCGCTGGTGGTTCTCGCCGGCTGCAGCGTCCCGTTCCTCGGTAGCGGTCCCAACGCCTCCGCTCCCACCTCGGGTTCGAGCGGGATGACGGAGGGGGACGGAACGACGGGCGGAGCGGCCGAGGGGAACACGGGCGGTCCTAACGGCAACACGGGCGCAGCCAGTGCGGGCACGATCCCCCCGGACCCCGCGAACGACGCGCTCGGGTGGGAGGGTGGCTACTGGTACAACGAATCGATAGCGGTCACGACCGACGACGGCTACAACGCGAGCGAGCGCGCCGCGCTCGTCAACGTCACGATGGCGCGGGTCGAGCGGATCAGAGGGCTCGAATTCACGCAGTCGGTGCCGGTGGAGGTCATCTCCCGTGCCGACTACAGCCGGTCGACCGGCGATGGCGGTGGTCGTTCGGCGGCCTTCCGGACGTTCGACAACGCGAAGTTCGAGGGGCTGTTCCTGGTCGGCGAGGACCGCAACTCGCTCGCGGTCCAGCAGTCGAACCGCGGCCAGAACGTCCTCGGCTACTACAGCCCGGCGAACGACTCGATCGTCGTGGTCTCGCCGACGGCCACCCCCGACATCGACCCCTCGACGCTGGCCCACGAGCTGACCCACGCGCTCCAAGACCAGCAGTTCAACCTCTCGTCGTCGAACCCCGCGACCCGGGACGCCTACAACGCCCGGAACGGGCTGATCGAGGGCGACGCCAACTACATCGAGGACCAGTACGACGCGGCCTGTGAGGCCGAGTGGCAGTGTACCCAGGCCGCGGCCGGGAGCGCCGGCACCGCCACCAGCGGGGGCGGCGACAGCACCAGTAGCCTCGACCTGGGGGTCTACATCCTCTCGTACTTCCCGTACGCCGACGGGCCCGCGTTCGTGAGCTACCTCCGTTCGCACGGCGGCTGGGAACGCGTGAACGCGGCCTACGACGACCTCCCGGCGAGCGCCGAGCAGGTGATCCACCCCGCGAAGTACGGCACCGACCCTCCCACCAACCTCACGGTCACGAACAGCACCTCCAACGGCTGGGAGCGGGTGCGTCCGCCGGGCCGGCCCGACTACGCCGTGCTCGGTCAGTCGGCGCTCGCGGCGACCTTCGGCGCGACGCTCTACGACGACTACAACGACTCCTCGGTCGTCGCGCCGGGGACGTTCCTCAACCTCGAAGCCGGGAGCGTCAACACCAGCGACCCGTTCAACTACGGGTTCAACTACACCAACGGCTGGGATGGCGACCGGATGGCGGTCTATCGGAAGGGTAACGAGACGGGCTACGTCTGGACGCTCGCGTGGGATTCGCCCGCCGAGGCCCGCGAGTTCGTCGACGGCTACCACGACCTCCTCTCACACTGGGGCGGCGAACCGGAATCGGGAAGCGGGGACGTCTGGGTGGTCCGTGACGACAGCCCCTACAGCGACGCCTTCCGGGTCACGCGGGACGGAGACACCGTCACCATCGTCAACGCGCCCGAGACCGGGGACCTGAACGACGTCCACGCCGCCGGGTAA
- a CDS encoding nicotinate phosphoribosyltransferase → MSDAEFDIVPPAAIREGRATDAYFERTVETLDHVGENPTVVAEVTADQFPTGEFEVFAGIEDAARLLSDLAIDVDALREGQLFDGGPVLRVEGPYLEFARLETSLLGFLSHPSGMATSALRARLAAPDSSLLSFGARHVHPSIAAVVERSALVAGFDGFSHVAAGDILEREASGTMPHALVICFGKGNQEDAWVAFDEAAPESVPRIALCDTYTDEVDETLRAADALGEDLDSVRIDTTGSRRGDFRHILREVRWALDVRGREDVGLFASGGLDPETLRDLRDVADGFGVGSYVSNADPVDFALDIVEIDGEPVSKRGKLSGRKQVYRTPDGGHHVALADHDAEGEPLLEPLVRDGEVVREFDLDAAAERAREDAERVGFGTD, encoded by the coding sequence ATGTCCGACGCCGAGTTCGACATCGTCCCGCCCGCCGCCATCCGCGAGGGCCGCGCCACCGACGCCTACTTCGAACGGACCGTCGAGACGCTCGACCACGTCGGCGAGAACCCGACGGTGGTCGCCGAAGTCACCGCCGACCAGTTTCCGACCGGCGAGTTCGAGGTCTTCGCCGGCATCGAGGACGCCGCCCGCCTCCTCTCGGACCTGGCCATCGACGTCGACGCCCTCCGTGAGGGCCAACTGTTCGACGGCGGACCGGTGCTTCGGGTCGAGGGGCCGTACCTCGAGTTCGCTCGGCTCGAAACCTCGCTCTTGGGGTTTCTCTCGCACCCCTCCGGAATGGCGACGAGCGCGCTTCGGGCGCGGCTGGCGGCCCCCGACTCCTCGCTGTTGAGCTTCGGCGCGCGCCACGTTCACCCCTCGATCGCGGCGGTCGTCGAGCGGAGCGCCCTCGTGGCGGGCTTCGACGGCTTCTCGCACGTGGCGGCGGGCGACATCCTGGAGCGCGAGGCCAGCGGCACGATGCCCCACGCGCTCGTGATCTGTTTCGGGAAGGGGAACCAGGAGGACGCGTGGGTCGCCTTCGACGAGGCCGCACCCGAGTCCGTCCCCCGGATCGCGCTGTGTGACACCTACACCGACGAGGTCGACGAGACCCTCCGGGCGGCCGACGCGCTCGGCGAGGACCTCGACAGCGTCCGGATCGACACCACGGGCTCGCGCCGCGGGGACTTCCGACACATCCTGCGCGAGGTGCGCTGGGCGCTCGACGTCCGGGGCCGCGAGGACGTCGGCCTCTTCGCCAGCGGCGGTCTCGACCCCGAGACGCTCCGCGACCTCCGGGACGTCGCGGACGGGTTCGGCGTCGGGAGTTACGTCTCGAACGCCGACCCCGTCGATTTCGCGCTCGATATCGTCGAGATCGACGGCGAACCCGTCTCGAAACGCGGGAAGCTCTCGGGGAGAAAGCAGGTCTATCGGACGCCCGACGGCGGCCACCACGTCGCGCTCGCCGACCACGACGCCGAGGGCGAGCCGCTGTTGGAACCGCTGGTCCGCGACGGCGAGGTCGTCCGGGAGTTCGACCTCGACGCGGCGGCCGAACGAGCGAGAGAGGACGCCGAGCGCGTGGGATTCGGGACGGACTAA
- a CDS encoding Yip1 family protein — MVRNVFFDPDRFFRERDELTLLQPLLVLILAGLASVFSTLVLLISIPGSGMGTGPFVVLSILLNAPISFGWLLLQCGLYTGTFHLLSSVLGGNGSLDTTFKVTAWGFVPVVFVGLLDPVMRYLAYGGGNGVATFAFLSGVRASTSGHSMLLLNAFGLVFTLWQAVIWLFGVRRTHHLPLRRAVVVVGIPVAVALFLSVGSAVVSMTNVF, encoded by the coding sequence ATGGTCCGGAACGTGTTTTTCGACCCCGACCGCTTCTTCCGGGAGCGCGACGAGCTCACGCTGCTGCAGCCGCTTCTGGTTCTGATCCTTGCGGGGCTCGCGTCGGTCTTCTCGACGCTGGTGCTGTTGATCTCCATACCGGGCAGTGGAATGGGTACTGGTCCCTTCGTCGTCCTCAGTATCCTGCTGAATGCACCGATCTCGTTCGGATGGCTACTCCTCCAATGTGGCCTCTACACTGGCACGTTCCACCTCCTCTCGTCCGTACTTGGTGGAAACGGCTCGCTCGACACCACGTTCAAGGTCACGGCGTGGGGTTTCGTCCCGGTCGTCTTCGTGGGTCTTCTCGATCCCGTCATGCGATACCTCGCCTACGGCGGCGGCAACGGTGTCGCGACCTTCGCCTTCCTTAGCGGGGTCAGAGCGAGCACCTCAGGCCACTCGATGCTCCTGCTGAACGCTTTCGGACTCGTGTTCACGCTCTGGCAGGCGGTCATCTGGCTGTTCGGGGTCCGGCGAACCCATCATCTCCCGTTGCGCCGGGCGGTTGTGGTCGTCGGAATTCCGGTCGCGGTGGCACTGTTCTTGAGCGTCGGCAGTGCGGTGGTTTCCATGACGAACGTGTTCTGA
- a CDS encoding TSUP family transporter — MATTGSTVDVEQFLKNLTALRYREVTMTVATLAVLAGAVVFFPGIENVTQGIQADVSPVLLVLFLGVAVLAGAIKGMLGFGYALVATPIFASVVDPTLAVVVLAIPPWMINVFQVGETDTGLDFVREEWVLMALAVAGAVVGVVALSTYSAGPIVPFVIALVILGYALFEIFGGFLTVEEAHHPVGLGTAGALEGFLLAVSNLGPLLPAYYHTFERDTERYIGGLSMVLGAIFTVRILVMVADGLMTPYRLWLGCAIAVVTIVGLLLGTYLRRLEVDETKFNWFVVALLVVIALNILRKTVPALFL, encoded by the coding sequence ATGGCTACCACCGGATCAACAGTCGACGTCGAACAGTTCCTGAAGAACCTCACCGCGTTGCGGTACCGCGAGGTCACGATGACAGTAGCGACCCTCGCCGTGCTCGCGGGTGCGGTCGTGTTCTTCCCCGGGATCGAGAACGTCACCCAGGGCATCCAGGCGGACGTCTCGCCCGTACTCCTCGTGCTCTTTCTCGGCGTCGCGGTCCTCGCGGGTGCGATCAAGGGGATGCTCGGGTTCGGTTACGCGCTGGTCGCGACCCCGATCTTCGCGAGCGTGGTCGACCCGACGCTCGCCGTGGTGGTGCTCGCGATCCCGCCGTGGATGATCAACGTCTTCCAGGTGGGTGAGACCGACACCGGCCTCGACTTCGTCCGCGAGGAGTGGGTGCTGATGGCGCTCGCGGTCGCCGGCGCGGTCGTCGGCGTGGTCGCCCTCAGCACCTACAGCGCCGGCCCGATCGTGCCGTTCGTCATCGCGCTGGTCATCCTCGGCTACGCGCTCTTCGAGATCTTCGGCGGGTTCCTCACGGTCGAGGAGGCCCACCACCCGGTCGGGCTCGGGACCGCCGGCGCGCTGGAGGGCTTTCTGCTCGCGGTCTCGAACCTCGGGCCGCTCCTGCCGGCGTACTACCACACCTTCGAGCGCGACACCGAACGCTACATCGGCGGGCTTTCGATGGTGCTCGGGGCGATCTTCACGGTCCGGATCCTCGTGATGGTGGCCGACGGGCTCATGACGCCCTACCGGCTCTGGCTCGGCTGTGCGATCGCGGTCGTCACCATCGTCGGCCTCCTCCTCGGCACCTACCTCCGACGGCTGGAGGTCGACGAGACCAAGTTCAACTGGTTCGTGGTCGCGCTGCTCGTGGTGATCGCGCTCAACATCCTCCGGAAGACGGTACCGGCGCTCTTCCTCTGA
- a CDS encoding DsrE family protein, producing the protein MNVVFHHSNDDPELHARVTNNVANLLDDSTVETDAVALVANSGGLRLLVADSSQREAVETLQERGVVFKQCRNTFAGTEVGEDDLIDGVEVVPSGVGELARLQEAGYAYLRP; encoded by the coding sequence GTGAACGTCGTCTTCCATCACTCGAACGACGATCCCGAGCTCCACGCACGCGTCACGAACAACGTCGCGAACCTCCTCGACGACTCCACGGTCGAAACGGACGCGGTCGCACTGGTCGCCAACAGCGGCGGGCTCCGGTTGCTCGTCGCGGACTCGTCACAGCGCGAGGCGGTCGAAACCCTCCAAGAACGAGGCGTCGTCTTCAAGCAGTGTCGGAACACCTTCGCCGGGACCGAGGTCGGGGAGGACGACCTCATCGACGGCGTCGAGGTGGTCCCATCGGGCGTTGGCGAACTCGCTCGCCTTCAGGAAGCCGGTTACGCTTATCTCCGGCCCTGA